In Syngnathus scovelli strain Florida chromosome 11, RoL_Ssco_1.2, whole genome shotgun sequence, one DNA window encodes the following:
- the LOC125976686 gene encoding RNA-binding protein 5 isoform X1, with protein MGADKRPSRGERSGRYGSDDPRDDSHYRDRHSRDAERDHKRQGADDRAKDHFDDCRDNRERGRKRHNSDRSDDEYDGNYADQDYREEEEEEENKTIMLRGLPLNVTEEDIRSTLEKLPGPQPVDVRLMKKRTGISRGFAFVDFYHLQDSTKWMETNQYKLVIHERNIAVNYSNRKQRFDNWLCSTCGLYNFRKRLKCFRCGATKTEDAATGLNAESQQPWEYSGDTIILRNLPPACTIDEILKALAPFANLSPSNIRLIKDKQTGLNRGFSFVQLSSPLEASQLLTILQSLQPPLKIDGKIIAVDYAKSAKKESAQADAIRNSALSVASTAIAAAQWSASQLKPGSSTTTDENYAHQPQGQNFQVWQQQAQGLPPVTGDGILGAAPGIKNMLPAGVILPQVFQPVIINQAALHLAGQLDATQLASNFGAPSLVPAAANIAVRNAGTAAPDTSTYQYDESSGYYYDPITGLYYDPNSQYYYNPETQQYVYWDNEKQAYVPAPPASDATSTTASSSASSTSNKEPKEKKEKPKSKSAQQIAKDMERWAKTLNKQKESFKTNVQAVGAQRDEEKKDAADACFTIFEKKQTGAFEMPPLLTQQIKLTEQEPPAKIAPVVANDKVSEPEEGGSDSKADDSGKITDWAKLVCLLCRRQFPTKEALLRHQQLSDLHKQNLEIHRRSQLSEAELEDLERKEAELKYRDRAAERREKYGVPDPPKKVFKRAAPTVHYEQPTKDGLTSDNIGNKMLQAMGWQEGKGLGRHQQGITVPISASLRTKGTGLGIKGSSLEVPPSGNYKDAVRKAMFARFTDMD; from the exons ATGGGAGCTGATAAAAG GCCCAGTCGGGGAGAACGCAGCGGAAGATATGGCTCAGATGATCCGCGAGATGATTCACATTATCGTGACCGGCATAGTCGTGATGCTGAAAGGGATCATAAGCGCCAGGGGGCAGATGACAGAGCCAAAGATCATTTTGACGACTGTAGAGACAATCGTGAG agAGGTCGAAAACGCCACAACAGTGACAGATCAGATGATGAATACGACGGAAACTATGCAGACCAAGATTAtagagaagaggaggaagaagaggagaacAAGACAATTATGCTCAGGGGGCTTCCTCTTAATGTCACAGAGGAAGAT ATCCGCTCAACCTTGGAGAAGCTGCCGGGTCCGCAACCGGTGGATGTCCGCTTGATGAAGAAACGGACTG GTATAAGCCGAGGTTTCGCCTTCGTGGACTTTTATCACTTGCAAGATTCTACCAAGTGGATGGAGACCAATCAG TACAAGCTGGTGATTCACGAGAGAAACATCGCGGTGAACTACAGCAACAGGAAGCAGAGGTTTGACAACTGGCTTTGCAGCACT TGCGGTCTTTACAATTTCCGGAAGAGACTGAAGTGTTTCCGGTGCGGTGCGACTAAAACTG AAGATGCAGCTACTGGTTTGAACGCGGAGTCGCAGCAGCCTTGGGAATACAGTGGAGACA CAATAATTCTGAGGAACCTTCCCCCTGCGTGCACTATTGATGAGATTTTGAAGGCTTTGGCTCCCTTCGCCAACTTGTCTCCGTCCAACATCCGCTTAATCAAAGACAAGCAGACGGGACTTAATCGAGGCTTCAGCTTTGTTCAGCTCTCCTCTCCCTTG GAAGCTTCGCAGCTGCTCACCATTCTCCAGAGCCTCCAACCACCTTTAAAGATAGATGGTAAAATAATTGCCGTGGATTACGCCAAGAGTGCAAAGAA AGAGTCAGCGCAGGCAGATGCGATCCGAAACAGCGCACTTTCAGTTGCCAGCACAGCCATAGCTGCAGCCCAGTGGTCAGCCAGCCAG TTAAAGCCAGGTTCAAGTACCACCACCGACGAGAACTATGCACATCAACCACAG GGACAGAATTTTCAAGTATGGCAGCAGCAAGCTCAAGGTTTGCCTCCTGTCACTGGTGATGGAATACTGGGAG CTGCTCCAGGGATAAAGAATATGCTCCCTGCAGGTGTAATCTTGCCTCAAGTTTTCCAACCCGTCATCATCAACCAGGCTGCCCTCCAT TTGGCAGGGCAGCTCGATGCAACCCAACTGGCTTCGAATTTTGGTGCCCCATCATTGGTCCCAGCAGCAGCCAACATTGCCGTCCGCAACGCTGGAACTG CTGCCCCAGACACGTCCACGTACCAGTATGACGAGTCTTCTGGTTACTACTACGATCCAATCACCGGCCTCTACTACGACCCCAACAGTCAG TACTACTACAACCCTGAAACGCAGCAGTATGTCTACTGGGACAACGAGAAACAGGCCTACgttcctgcgccgcctgcgtcgGACGCAACGAGCACCACCGCTTCCTCTTCAGCTAGCAGCACCAGCAACAAGGAGCCcaaagagaagaaagaaaagcccAAAAGCAAGTCGGCACAGCAG ATCGCTAAGGACATGGAGCGTTGGGCAAAGACGTTAAATAAGCAAAAGGAAAGTTTTAAAACCAATGTTCAAGCTGTGGGGGCGCAAAGGGATGAAGAGAAGAAAGACGCCGCTGATGCTTGTTTCACTATTTTTGAGAAGAAG CAGACAGGAGCTTTTGAGATGCCGCCCCTTCTGACTCAACAGATCAAGCTGACAGAGCAGGAGCCGCCAGCTAAG ATCGCTCCAGTCGTCGCTAACGACAAGGTCAGCGAACCCGAAGAGGGCGGCTCGGATTCCAAAGCAGACGACAGCGGCAAAATAACCGATTGGGCCAAGTTGGTTTGCCTCCTGTGCCGCCGGCAGTTCCCCACAAAGGAGGCTCTGCTGCGTCACCAGCAACTCTCTGACCTTCATAAG CAAAACCTGGAAATCCACAGACGGTCCCAGCTCTCTGAAGCCGAGCTGGAGGACCTGGAGAGGAAAGAGGCTgag CTGAAATACCGAGACCGGGCTGCAGAGAGGAGAGAGAAGTACGGCGTTCCGGATCCTCCGAAGAAAGTCTTCAAGCGGGCCGCCCCAACCGT ACACTACGAGCAGCCCACCAAGGATGGCCTGACGAGCGACAACATCGGAAACAAGATGCTCCAGGCGATGGGCTGGCAGGAAGGCAAAGGCTTGGGGCGCCACCAGCAAGGCATCACTGTTCCTATCTCA GCTTCCTTAAGGACCAAGGGCACCGGCTTGGGAATTAAAGGAAGCAGCTTGGAAGTGCCGCCGTCGGGCAACTACAAGGATGCCGTCCGCAAAGCCATGTTTGCGCGCTTCACTGACATGGACTGA
- the LOC125976686 gene encoding RNA-binding protein 5 isoform X2: protein MGADKRPSRGERSGRYGSDDPRDDSHYRDRHSRDAERDHKRQGADDRAKDHFDDCRDNRERGRKRHNSDRSDDEYDGNYADQDYREEEEEEENKTIMLRGLPLNVTEEDIRSTLEKLPGPQPVDVRLMKKRTGISRGFAFVDFYHLQDSTKWMETNQYKLVIHERNIAVNYSNRKQRFDNWLCSTCGLYNFRKRLKCFRCGATKTEDAATGLNAESQQPWEYSGDTIILRNLPPACTIDEILKALAPFANLSPSNIRLIKDKQTGLNRGFSFVQLSSPLEASQLLTILQSLQPPLKIDGKIIAVDYAKSAKKESAQADAIRNSALSVASTAIAAAQWSASQLKPGSSTTTDENYAHQPQGQNFQVWQQQAQGLPPVTGDGILGAAPGIKNMLPAGVILPQVFQPVIINQAALHLAGQLDATQLASNFGAPSLVPAAANIAVRNAGTAAPDTSTYQYDESSGYYYDPITGLYYDPNSQYYYNPETQQYVYWDNEKQAYVPAPPASDATSTTASSSASSTSNKEPKEKKEKPKSKSAQQIAKDMERWAKTLNKQKESFKTNVQAVGAQRDEEKKDAADACFTIFEKKTGAFEMPPLLTQQIKLTEQEPPAKIAPVVANDKVSEPEEGGSDSKADDSGKITDWAKLVCLLCRRQFPTKEALLRHQQLSDLHKQNLEIHRRSQLSEAELEDLERKEAELKYRDRAAERREKYGVPDPPKKVFKRAAPTVHYEQPTKDGLTSDNIGNKMLQAMGWQEGKGLGRHQQGITVPISASLRTKGTGLGIKGSSLEVPPSGNYKDAVRKAMFARFTDMD, encoded by the exons ATGGGAGCTGATAAAAG GCCCAGTCGGGGAGAACGCAGCGGAAGATATGGCTCAGATGATCCGCGAGATGATTCACATTATCGTGACCGGCATAGTCGTGATGCTGAAAGGGATCATAAGCGCCAGGGGGCAGATGACAGAGCCAAAGATCATTTTGACGACTGTAGAGACAATCGTGAG agAGGTCGAAAACGCCACAACAGTGACAGATCAGATGATGAATACGACGGAAACTATGCAGACCAAGATTAtagagaagaggaggaagaagaggagaacAAGACAATTATGCTCAGGGGGCTTCCTCTTAATGTCACAGAGGAAGAT ATCCGCTCAACCTTGGAGAAGCTGCCGGGTCCGCAACCGGTGGATGTCCGCTTGATGAAGAAACGGACTG GTATAAGCCGAGGTTTCGCCTTCGTGGACTTTTATCACTTGCAAGATTCTACCAAGTGGATGGAGACCAATCAG TACAAGCTGGTGATTCACGAGAGAAACATCGCGGTGAACTACAGCAACAGGAAGCAGAGGTTTGACAACTGGCTTTGCAGCACT TGCGGTCTTTACAATTTCCGGAAGAGACTGAAGTGTTTCCGGTGCGGTGCGACTAAAACTG AAGATGCAGCTACTGGTTTGAACGCGGAGTCGCAGCAGCCTTGGGAATACAGTGGAGACA CAATAATTCTGAGGAACCTTCCCCCTGCGTGCACTATTGATGAGATTTTGAAGGCTTTGGCTCCCTTCGCCAACTTGTCTCCGTCCAACATCCGCTTAATCAAAGACAAGCAGACGGGACTTAATCGAGGCTTCAGCTTTGTTCAGCTCTCCTCTCCCTTG GAAGCTTCGCAGCTGCTCACCATTCTCCAGAGCCTCCAACCACCTTTAAAGATAGATGGTAAAATAATTGCCGTGGATTACGCCAAGAGTGCAAAGAA AGAGTCAGCGCAGGCAGATGCGATCCGAAACAGCGCACTTTCAGTTGCCAGCACAGCCATAGCTGCAGCCCAGTGGTCAGCCAGCCAG TTAAAGCCAGGTTCAAGTACCACCACCGACGAGAACTATGCACATCAACCACAG GGACAGAATTTTCAAGTATGGCAGCAGCAAGCTCAAGGTTTGCCTCCTGTCACTGGTGATGGAATACTGGGAG CTGCTCCAGGGATAAAGAATATGCTCCCTGCAGGTGTAATCTTGCCTCAAGTTTTCCAACCCGTCATCATCAACCAGGCTGCCCTCCAT TTGGCAGGGCAGCTCGATGCAACCCAACTGGCTTCGAATTTTGGTGCCCCATCATTGGTCCCAGCAGCAGCCAACATTGCCGTCCGCAACGCTGGAACTG CTGCCCCAGACACGTCCACGTACCAGTATGACGAGTCTTCTGGTTACTACTACGATCCAATCACCGGCCTCTACTACGACCCCAACAGTCAG TACTACTACAACCCTGAAACGCAGCAGTATGTCTACTGGGACAACGAGAAACAGGCCTACgttcctgcgccgcctgcgtcgGACGCAACGAGCACCACCGCTTCCTCTTCAGCTAGCAGCACCAGCAACAAGGAGCCcaaagagaagaaagaaaagcccAAAAGCAAGTCGGCACAGCAG ATCGCTAAGGACATGGAGCGTTGGGCAAAGACGTTAAATAAGCAAAAGGAAAGTTTTAAAACCAATGTTCAAGCTGTGGGGGCGCAAAGGGATGAAGAGAAGAAAGACGCCGCTGATGCTTGTTTCACTATTTTTGAGAAGAAG ACAGGAGCTTTTGAGATGCCGCCCCTTCTGACTCAACAGATCAAGCTGACAGAGCAGGAGCCGCCAGCTAAG ATCGCTCCAGTCGTCGCTAACGACAAGGTCAGCGAACCCGAAGAGGGCGGCTCGGATTCCAAAGCAGACGACAGCGGCAAAATAACCGATTGGGCCAAGTTGGTTTGCCTCCTGTGCCGCCGGCAGTTCCCCACAAAGGAGGCTCTGCTGCGTCACCAGCAACTCTCTGACCTTCATAAG CAAAACCTGGAAATCCACAGACGGTCCCAGCTCTCTGAAGCCGAGCTGGAGGACCTGGAGAGGAAAGAGGCTgag CTGAAATACCGAGACCGGGCTGCAGAGAGGAGAGAGAAGTACGGCGTTCCGGATCCTCCGAAGAAAGTCTTCAAGCGGGCCGCCCCAACCGT ACACTACGAGCAGCCCACCAAGGATGGCCTGACGAGCGACAACATCGGAAACAAGATGCTCCAGGCGATGGGCTGGCAGGAAGGCAAAGGCTTGGGGCGCCACCAGCAAGGCATCACTGTTCCTATCTCA GCTTCCTTAAGGACCAAGGGCACCGGCTTGGGAATTAAAGGAAGCAGCTTGGAAGTGCCGCCGTCGGGCAACTACAAGGATGCCGTCCGCAAAGCCATGTTTGCGCGCTTCACTGACATGGACTGA